From a single Cupriavidus taiwanensis LMG 19424 genomic region:
- a CDS encoding DUF2059 domain-containing protein, giving the protein MLKTYRRIAVLAAFVPTFMVAQHAHAQDAEKTAAIKELLSVMQADQAVKGQAENWQQGAKQEAPLVLEQVLVENKTLSDKQKQAAVEKLKKNGAVQRIVDGAGTAFTTDGFRKDAIQAHYDAFGKYYTTQELKDLTTFLKSPTGQKFMANQGKATQEIWGSMMQKYGPQVGKSMRDAAEKEITAASK; this is encoded by the coding sequence ATGCTCAAAACCTATCGACGTATCGCTGTTCTGGCTGCTTTTGTCCCGACCTTCATGGTGGCGCAGCATGCCCACGCACAGGACGCGGAAAAGACAGCGGCCATCAAGGAACTGCTTTCCGTCATGCAGGCAGACCAGGCTGTGAAGGGCCAGGCAGAGAACTGGCAGCAGGGCGCGAAGCAGGAAGCGCCGCTGGTCCTCGAGCAGGTGCTGGTCGAAAACAAGACCCTGAGCGACAAGCAGAAGCAGGCCGCCGTTGAAAAGCTGAAGAAGAACGGCGCGGTCCAGCGCATCGTCGATGGCGCCGGCACGGCGTTCACCACGGACGGTTTCCGCAAGGACGCCATCCAGGCGCACTACGATGCCTTCGGCAAGTACTACACCACGCAGGAACTGAAGGACCTGACCACCTTCCTGAAGTCGCCGACCGGCCAGAAGTTCATGGCCAACCAGGGCAAGGCAACGCAGGAAATCTGGGGCTCGATGATGCAGAAGTACGGCCCGCAGGTCGGCAAGTCGATGCGTGACGCCGCCGAGAAGGAAATCACCGCCGCCTCGAAGTGA
- the serC gene encoding 3-phosphoserine/phosphohydroxythreonine transaminase, translating into MNDPQNPALAGMMQRALAERVYNFSPGPAALPAEVLQQAAEEMLSWRGTGVSVMEMSHRSREFESIHNQAIADLRELLHIPANYRVLFLQGGAIGENGIVPLNLMRLRHADAPKADFVVTGTWSVKTEQEARRYGAVNIAASSEAQKYHRIPDVADWKLSDDAGYVHLCTNETIVGVEFQDIPDIGQVKGNRVVVADASSHILSRPIDWSRVQVVYGGAQKNIGPAGVTIVIVREDLIGHAHPLCPSAFNWRLVAEHNSMYNTPPTYAIYIAGLVFQWLKRQGGVPAIEQRNIAKASALYDYLDQSDFYRNEIHPSCRSRMNVPFFLGDESRNEAFLQQARANGLVQLKGHKTVGGMRASIYNAMPLEGVMALIDFMREFERTSA; encoded by the coding sequence ATGAACGATCCCCAGAATCCCGCTCTCGCCGGCATGATGCAGCGTGCATTGGCCGAACGCGTCTACAACTTCTCGCCCGGCCCGGCAGCGCTGCCTGCCGAAGTGCTGCAACAGGCTGCCGAGGAGATGCTGTCCTGGCGCGGGACCGGGGTGTCGGTGATGGAGATGAGCCACCGCAGCCGCGAGTTCGAAAGCATCCACAACCAGGCCATCGCCGACCTGCGCGAACTGCTGCATATTCCCGCCAACTACCGCGTGCTGTTCCTGCAGGGCGGTGCCATCGGCGAAAACGGCATCGTGCCGCTGAACCTGATGCGCCTGCGCCATGCCGACGCGCCCAAGGCCGACTTCGTCGTCACCGGCACCTGGTCGGTCAAGACCGAGCAGGAAGCACGCCGCTACGGCGCGGTCAATATCGCCGCCAGCAGCGAGGCCCAGAAATACCACCGCATTCCGGACGTGGCCGACTGGAAGCTGTCTGACGACGCCGGTTACGTGCACCTGTGCACCAACGAGACCATCGTCGGCGTGGAGTTCCAGGACATTCCGGACATCGGCCAAGTCAAGGGCAACCGCGTCGTGGTGGCGGACGCGTCCAGCCATATCCTGTCGCGGCCCATCGACTGGTCGCGGGTGCAGGTGGTCTACGGCGGCGCGCAGAAGAACATCGGCCCGGCAGGCGTCACCATCGTGATCGTGCGCGAGGACCTGATCGGCCACGCCCATCCGCTGTGCCCGTCGGCATTCAACTGGCGCCTGGTGGCCGAGCACAACTCGATGTACAACACGCCGCCGACCTATGCGATCTATATCGCTGGCCTGGTGTTCCAGTGGCTCAAGCGCCAGGGTGGCGTGCCCGCGATCGAACAGCGCAATATCGCCAAGGCGTCGGCGCTGTACGACTACCTCGACCAGAGCGATTTCTATCGCAACGAGATCCATCCCAGCTGCCGCTCGCGCATGAACGTACCGTTCTTCCTGGGCGACGAATCGCGCAACGAGGCGTTCCTGCAGCAGGCGCGGGCCAATGGCCTGGTGCAGTTGAAGGGGCACAAGACCGTGGGCGGCATGCGCGCCAGCATCTATAACGCCATGCCGCTCGAAGGCGTGATGGCGCTGATCGACTTCATGCGCGAATTCGAGCGGACCTCCGCCTGA
- the pheA gene encoding prephenate dehydratase: MTSQDRTPAREETPPNAPHNGDSHLSDAERKLSVELGPLREQIDTVDRELLAMLNRRAKLALEVGEVKKKYGAPVFRPERELQVIRKVQGANPGPLLGESVAAIWREVMSACRGLEKPLEVAFLGPAGTFSEQALYAHFGHEVSGVPCPSIDEVFRAVEAGTVEYGVVPVENSTEGAVSRTLDLFLQTSLKISGEIALKVHHNLMASTPDMKGVTVVRAHAQALAQCQHWLTANYPHLERQAVSSNAEAARMASEDPTVAAIAGESAANRYHLHLVRTHIQDDPHNRTRFAVIGRYETEPSGSDQTSLILSVPNKAGAVYQLLAPLAANGVSMCRFESRPARSGAWEYYFYVDVEGHQHEPAVARAIEELRRNAAYLKVLGSYPSSK, translated from the coding sequence ATGACAAGCCAAGACCGCACCCCCGCGCGCGAGGAGACGCCGCCCAATGCGCCGCACAACGGCGACAGCCACCTGAGTGATGCCGAGCGCAAGCTGTCGGTCGAACTGGGCCCGCTGCGCGAGCAGATCGATACGGTGGACCGCGAGCTGCTGGCGATGCTGAATCGCCGTGCGAAGCTGGCGCTCGAAGTGGGCGAGGTCAAGAAGAAGTACGGGGCACCGGTGTTCCGTCCGGAGCGCGAGCTGCAGGTCATCCGCAAGGTACAGGGCGCCAACCCGGGCCCGTTGCTGGGGGAAAGCGTGGCGGCCATCTGGCGTGAGGTGATGTCGGCCTGCCGCGGGCTGGAGAAGCCGCTGGAAGTGGCGTTCCTGGGCCCGGCCGGCACCTTCTCGGAGCAGGCGCTGTACGCGCATTTCGGCCACGAGGTGTCGGGCGTGCCTTGTCCGAGCATCGACGAGGTGTTCCGCGCGGTCGAGGCGGGCACGGTCGAGTACGGCGTGGTGCCGGTCGAAAATTCGACCGAGGGCGCGGTGTCGCGCACGCTGGACCTGTTCCTGCAGACTTCGCTGAAGATCAGCGGCGAGATCGCGCTCAAGGTGCACCACAACCTGATGGCGTCGACGCCAGACATGAAAGGCGTCACGGTGGTGCGCGCGCATGCGCAGGCGCTGGCGCAGTGCCAGCACTGGCTGACCGCCAACTACCCGCACCTCGAGCGCCAGGCCGTGTCGAGCAACGCCGAAGCGGCGCGCATGGCAAGCGAAGACCCCACCGTGGCCGCGATTGCCGGCGAGTCCGCCGCCAACCGCTACCACCTGCACCTGGTGCGCACGCATATCCAGGACGATCCGCACAACCGCACGCGCTTTGCCGTGATCGGCCGCTATGAGACCGAGCCCTCGGGCAGCGACCAGACCTCGCTGATCCTGTCGGTGCCCAACAAGGCCGGCGCGGTGTACCAGTTGCTGGCGCCGCTGGCCGCGAACGGCGTGTCGATGTGCCGCTTCGAGTCGCGTCCGGCGCGCAGCGGCGCGTGGGAGTACTACTTCTACGTCGACGTGGAAGGGCACCAGCATGAGCCGGCGGTGGCGCGCGCAAT